Proteins encoded in a region of the Salminus brasiliensis chromosome 2, fSalBra1.hap2, whole genome shotgun sequence genome:
- the scn1bb gene encoding sodium channel, voltage-gated, type I, beta b, with product MTSAARKQSPLPTARMDQMVHHFLSGMSARCLLFLCVLFALCVSLGDGACAEVDSDTEAVAGQDFKLGCISCKMRGEVEASATADWYFRARGEIDFAHIYSYDGVLSTIIDERFEGRVNWTGSRMTSDLQDASVYLLNVTFNDSGVYRCFFSRTLSYEYYEYQTTASKEVHLTVVPKATRGTASIVSEVMMYVSIIGLQLWLLVEMIYCYRKISAAGDEALRASAAEYLAIASESKDNCAGVQVAE from the exons ATGACGTCAGCAGCCAGAAAACAGTCCCCTCTACCCACAGCGAGGATGGATCAGATGGTGCATCACTTCCTGTCCGGCATGTCCGCCAGGTGCCTCTTGTTCCTCTGTGTGCTGTTTGCTCTGTGTG tgtcTTTGGGTGATGGGGCGTGTGCCGAGGTGGACTCAGACACGGAGGCCGTGGCCGGTCAGGACTTTAAACTGGGCTGCATCTCCTGTAAAATGAGAGGAGAGGTGGAGGCCTCAGCTACAGCCGACTGGTACTTCAGAGCCAGAGGAGAGATTGACTTTGCACAT ATCTACTCCTATGATGGTGTGCTGTCTACCATAATAGACGAGCGCTTTGAGGGTCGTGTGAACTGGACCGGCAGCAGAATGACCTCTGACCTGCAGGACGCTTCCGTCTACCTCCTGAATGTTACCTTTAATGACTCTGGGGTCTATCGATGCTTCTTCAGTCGAACCCTCTCCTACGAGTACTATGAGTACCAGACCACAGCAAGCAAGGAGGTTCACCTTACTGTTGTGCCCAAAg cgACACGCGGCACAGCCTCCATCGTTTCAGAGGTAATGATGTACGTGTCGATCATCGGGCTGCAGCTGTggctgctggtggagatgattTACTGCTACAGAAAGATCTCTGCGGCTGGGGATGAGGCGCTCAGAGCCAGCGC ggcGGAGTATTTAGCAATAGCGTCGGAGAGTAAAGATAACTGCGCAGGCGTGCAGGTGGCTGAATAA